From a region of the Trichoderma atroviride chromosome 6, complete sequence genome:
- a CDS encoding uncharacterized protein (EggNog:ENOG41), with the protein MPNTNWLWFRVFANLGLKQNGAKYSEERLESDIKHLDTFYRGDGWSNDGPEGIHRQSYPPSFSQSPEISSFQNAHLMSSSAEMDYYSSSFAIHFLQLLYAKLAGESDPSRAKEFKHRAQIAALDLAHYYDVEGRAITFGRSLVYRFAMVSFWGAMAYADVDLPAPLTWGMVKGIVLRNLRWWQTKNDIWTSSGTLSLGFAYPSMYITENYNSPGSPYWSCLAFICLAVPEQHPFWTSKEEPISLQIPKVKAIRHPGHITSYLGGHCMLLSSGQACGYPMKATHAKYGCFAYSSAFGYSVPSGLFSLEQYALASQLGLSDDGGEYWKTRRLSEYAAIEERDGQPILVSVWKPFSDVKVKTLLVPPAEETPNWHLRVHHIQAGREVMTADGSFAILNVNSENGRYLDLYDASKCEGTSPKIIGNYDLNSPAGWDTGINGAFAAAPNRGAVGIKALEEGGRQAMLVNADPNTNLMDSRTTIPTLQHTIPQGHGVWYVSAVYARPAGDGVPKESYLDGWNKPPAIPAWLALEMAAA; encoded by the exons ATGCCCAACACGAATTGGCTCTGGTTCCGCGTCTTTGCCAACCTCGGTCTCAAGCAAAACGGAGCCAAATACTCGGAAGAACGGCTAGAAAGCGATATCAAGCACCTCGATACCTTTTATCGAGGAGATGGCTGGTCCAACGACGGTCCTGAGGGCATCCATCGTCAGTCTTaccccccttctttttctcagtCCCCCGAGATCTCGTCGTTCCAAAATGCTCATTTAATGTCGTCGTCTGCAGAAATGGACTATTACTCCTCCAGCTTCGCCATCCActtccttcagctcctctACGCCAAACTCGCCGGCGAGTCGGACCCTTCTCGCGCAAAAGAGTTCAAGCACCGCGCCCAGATCGCCGCTCTCGACCTCGCCCACTACTACGATGTCGAAGGCCGGGCCATCACTTTTGGCCGCAGCTTGGTCTACCGCTTTGCCATGGTCTCCTTTTGGGGCGCCATGGCTTACGCCGATGTCGACCTCCCGGCGCCCCTGACGTGGGGCATGGTCAAGGGCATCGTGCTGCGTAATCTACGGTGGTGGCAGACCAAGAACGACATCTGGACGTCGAGTGGGACGCTGTCGCTCGGGTTTGCGTACCCGAGCATGTAT ATTACCGAAAACTACAACAGTCCTGGCAGTCCA TACTGGTCATGCTTAGCCTTCATCTGCCTAGCAGTTCCGGAACAGCATCCGTTCTGGACGTCCAAAGAGGAGCCCATTAGCCTCCAGATACCAAAAGTCAAAGCCATCCGACATCCAGGTCACATTACTAG CTACCTTGGCGGACATTGCATGCTTCTGTCTTCGGGCCAAGCCTGTGGCTATCCAATGAAGGCCACGCATGCCAAATATGGATGCTTCGCGTACAGCAGCGCCTTTGGATACTCGGTGCCATCCGGGCTTTTCTCCTTGGAGCAATATGCGCTGGCATCACAGCTGGGGCTTTCGGACGACGGTGGCGAATACTGGAAAACGCGGAGGCTGTCAGAGTACGCCGCCATCGAAGAGCGAGACGGCCAGCCCATTCTCGTTTCAGTATGGAAGCCTTTTTCCGACGTCAAGGTCAAGACGCTGTTAGTGCCTCCAGCTGAGGAAACCCCGAATTGGCATCTGCGAGTACATCACATCCAAGCCGGCCGAGAGGTCATGACGGCGGATGGCTCGTTTGCCATCCTCAACGTCAACTCGGAAAACGGCAGATATCTGGACCTGTACGACGCATCCAAGTGCGAAGGCACCAGCCCCAAGATCATCGGCAACTACGATCTCAACTCCCCGGCAGGCTGGGACACGGGCATCAACGGAGCCTTTGCCGCGGCGCCGAACCGCGGAGCTGTGGGCATCAAGGCGCTCGAGGAGGGCGGACGGCAGGCCATGCTGGTCAACGCTGACCCCAACACGAACCTCATGGACAGTCGGACGACAATACCGACGCTGCAGCACACGATCCCGCAGGGCCACGGGGTGTGGTACGTTTCTGCAGTCTATGCCAGGCCGGCGGGTGACGGCGTGCCCAAGGAGAGCTATCTCGATGGATGGAACAAGCCGCCGGCGATCCCAGCGTGGCTAGctttggagatggcagcagcttAG
- a CDS encoding uncharacterized protein (EggNog:ENOG41): MAPLTLGYNDKHPFTQVPITDRSSVQELLRTLLDPLEPFFSPQKALVKCPGATAVRFDQRASEVEGFFRPLWGLACLLAGGGEYRLTEWWIRGISAGTDPESPEYWGFPRDNDQRMVEMCPFGFALAVAPDLWKGLSTKERANVENWLGNSINEKNMPNTNWLWFRVFANLGLKQNGAKYSEERLESDIKHLDTFYRGDGWSNDGPEGIHQMDYYSSSFAIHFLQLLYAKLAGESDPSRAKEFKHRAQIAALDLAHYYDVEGRAITFGRSLVYRFAMVSFWGAMAYADVDLPAPLTWGMVKGIVLRNLRWWQTKNDIWTSSGTLSLGFAYPSMYITENYNSPGSPYWSCLAFICLAVPEQHPFWTSKEEPISLQIPKVKAIRHPGHITSYLGGHCMLLSSGQACGYPMKATHAKYGCFAYSSAFGYSVPSGLFSLEQYALASQLGLSDDGGEYWKTRRLSEYAAIEERDGQPILVSVWKPFSDVKVKTLLVPPAEETPNWHLRVHHIQAGREVMTADGSFAILNVNSENGRYLDLYDASKCEGTSPKIIGNYDLNSPAGWDTGINGAFAAAPNRGAVGIKALEEGGRQAMLVNADPNTNLMDSRTTIPTLQHTIPQGHGVWYVSAVYARPAGDGVPKESYLDGWNKPPAIPAWLALEMAAA, from the exons ATGGCTCCCCTCACACTCGGCTACAACGACAAGCATCCATTCACCCAAGTCCCCATCACAGATCGCTCATCTGTCCAGGAGCTCCTCCGAACGCTCCTCGATCCCCTcgagcccttcttctccccgcAAAAAGCCCTCGTCAAATGCCCCGGAGCCACGGCCGTCAGATTCGACCAGAGGGCGTCTGAAGTAGAAGGCTTTTTCCGGCCGCTATGGGGCCTGGCGTGTCTGCTGGCCGGAGGCGGCGAGTATCGCCTCACGGAGTGGTGGATTCGGGGTATCAGTGCTGGGACTGATCCCGAGAGCCCAGAGTACTGGGGCTTTCCGCGTGATAATGACCAGAGAATGGTTGAGATGTGCCCATTTG GATTCGCGCTGGCCGTCGCCCCAGATCTTTGGAAAGGTCTTTCAACAAAAGAACGAGCTAATGTCGAGAATTGGCTGGGAAATTCTATCAATGAGAAAAA CATGCCCAACACGAATTGGCTCTGGTTCCGCGTCTTTGCCAACCTCGGTCTCAAGCAAAACGGAGCCAAATACTCGGAAGAACGGCTAGAAAGCGATATCAAGCACCTCGATACCTTTTATCGAGGAGATGGCTGGTCCAACGACGGTCCTGAGGGCATCCATC AAATGGACTATTACTCCTCCAGCTTCGCCATCCActtccttcagctcctctACGCCAAACTCGCCGGCGAGTCGGACCCTTCTCGCGCAAAAGAGTTCAAGCACCGCGCCCAGATCGCCGCTCTCGACCTCGCCCACTACTACGATGTCGAAGGCCGGGCCATCACTTTTGGCCGCAGCTTGGTCTACCGCTTTGCCATGGTCTCCTTTTGGGGCGCCATGGCTTACGCCGATGTCGACCTCCCGGCGCCCCTGACGTGGGGCATGGTCAAGGGCATCGTGCTGCGTAATCTACGGTGGTGGCAGACCAAGAACGACATCTGGACGTCGAGTGGGACGCTGTCGCTCGGGTTTGCGTACCCGAGCATGTAT ATTACCGAAAACTACAACAGTCCTGGCAGTCCA TACTGGTCATGCTTAGCCTTCATCTGCCTAGCAGTTCCGGAACAGCATCCGTTCTGGACGTCCAAAGAGGAGCCCATTAGCCTCCAGATACCAAAAGTCAAAGCCATCCGACATCCAGGTCACATTACTAG CTACCTTGGCGGACATTGCATGCTTCTGTCTTCGGGCCAAGCCTGTGGCTATCCAATGAAGGCCACGCATGCCAAATATGGATGCTTCGCGTACAGCAGCGCCTTTGGATACTCGGTGCCATCCGGGCTTTTCTCCTTGGAGCAATATGCGCTGGCATCACAGCTGGGGCTTTCGGACGACGGTGGCGAATACTGGAAAACGCGGAGGCTGTCAGAGTACGCCGCCATCGAAGAGCGAGACGGCCAGCCCATTCTCGTTTCAGTATGGAAGCCTTTTTCCGACGTCAAGGTCAAGACGCTGTTAGTGCCTCCAGCTGAGGAAACCCCGAATTGGCATCTGCGAGTACATCACATCCAAGCCGGCCGAGAGGTCATGACGGCGGATGGCTCGTTTGCCATCCTCAACGTCAACTCGGAAAACGGCAGATATCTGGACCTGTACGACGCATCCAAGTGCGAAGGCACCAGCCCCAAGATCATCGGCAACTACGATCTCAACTCCCCGGCAGGCTGGGACACGGGCATCAACGGAGCCTTTGCCGCGGCGCCGAACCGCGGAGCTGTGGGCATCAAGGCGCTCGAGGAGGGCGGACGGCAGGCCATGCTGGTCAACGCTGACCCCAACACGAACCTCATGGACAGTCGGACGACAATACCGACGCTGCAGCACACGATCCCGCAGGGCCACGGGGTGTGGTACGTTTCTGCAGTCTATGCCAGGCCGGCGGGTGACGGCGTGCCCAAGGAGAGCTATCTCGATGGATGGAACAAGCCGCCGGCGATCCCAGCGTGGCTAGctttggagatggcagcagcttAG
- a CDS encoding uncharacterized protein (EggNog:ENOG41), which translates to MSTAGSASADADSRLEHQEAEIPSSSPLSLHSELDSPVKPVRPRRQAAANKRYTSPPRNEPKSIPQRQKKKPAAAKRTAKKTKWDAESILKDPKSPLATANLRSILCNPLTWTALDQDEKTEILSLFPDKGHILDAGTEDARPNFASLMNDDSFRYDCAAYTDNIAQGRHDPEWLASAWSAHERRRAGDFNKYLIDKLEEDWGVEIPEEMKMRRTLTAVEADKGEISEMGDSMKLEVDDAKKPARDDFKKEMSMAEIKAKAKIGDSMEIDELAL; encoded by the exons ATGTCAACAGCCGGCTCAGCATCAGCCGATGCAGATTCAAGATTAGAGCATCAGGAGGCTGAaatcccttcttcttcgccgctgTCGTTGCATTCCGAGCTAGACTCGCCTGTGAAGCCTGTGCGACCGCGACGCCAGGCTGCGGCAAACAAACGGTACACATCACCGCCTAGAAACGAGCCCAAATCAATACCGCAgcggcaaaagaagaagcctgcGGCTGCGAAAAGGActgcgaagaagacgaagtgGGATGCGGAGAGCATTCTGAAGGATCCAAAGTCTCCCCTAGCTACCGCTAACCTGAGG AGCATTTTATGCAATCCCCTGACATGGACCGCCCTGGATCAAGATGAAAAGACAGAAATCCTGTCGCTGTTTCCAGACAAGGGACACATTCTCGACGCCGGCACAGAAGACGCGCGGCCCAATTTTGCGTCGCTCATGAACGACGACAGCTTTCGCTACGACTGCGCGGCCTACACGGACAACATTGCGCAAGGCCGTCATGATCCGGAGTGGCTTGCGTCTGCCTGGAGCGCCCatgagaggaggagggcgggTGATTTCAACAAGTATCTGATTGATAAGCTGGAGGAGGACTGGGGGGTTGAGATTccggaggagatgaagatgaggcggACACTGACAGCGGTAGAAGCGGATAAGGGTGAAATATCGGAGATGGGTGACTCTATGAAGCTGGAGGTGGATGACGCTAAGAAACCGGCGAGGGATGACTTTAAGAAAGAAATGTCCATGGCCGAGataaaggcaaaggcaaagataGGTGATAGCATGGAGATTGATGAACTTGCTCTCTGA
- a CDS encoding uncharacterized protein (MEROPS:MER0000549~BUSCO:EOG092D3JLV): protein MFRNNYDNDSVTFSPQGRIFQIEYAGEAVKQGSVVVGIVSKTHVGLFAVKRNAEELSSYQKKLFEIDEHTAIAIAGLTSDARVLSNFMKQQCLGHRLTYGRPMPIHTLVGQIGEKAQINTQVYGKRPYGVGLLVAGVDENGPHLFEFQPSGMTEEMVAFAIGARSQMARTYLERNIDSFADCSKEELVKHGLRALKESLVQDKELTVENTSVGLVGLKEGPNGRPNVEPFKLYDGFETKEWIESVKESQGGEGEGEGETTAAGEGDGMEVDS, encoded by the exons ATGTTCAGGAACAATTACGACAACGATTCCGTCACCTT CTCGCCGCAAGGCCGAATCTTCCAGATCGAATATGCCGGCGAGGCCGTAAAGCAAGGTTCAGTGGTCGTCGGAATTGTCAGCAAAACACACGTCGGCTTGTTCGCCGTCAAG CGAAACGCAGAGGAACTGTCGTCGTACCAGAAGAAGCTTTTCGAGATTGACGAGCAcaccgccattgccattgccggccTCACATCAGATGCTCGCGTCCTGTCCAACTTTATGAAGCAACAATGCCTGGGCCACCGCCTCACCTACGGCCGCCCGATGCCCATACACACGCTGGTTGGCCAGATTGGTGAGAAGGCACAGATCAACACCCAGGTCTACGGCAAGAGGCCGTACGGCGTTGGGCTGTTGGTTGCTGGCGTCGACGAAAATGGCCCCCACCTGTTCGAGTTCCAGCCATCGGGCATGACGGAAGAGATGGTTGCATTTGCCATTGGCGCACGAAGCCAAATGGCCAGAACATATCTGGAGCGGAACATAGACTCGTTTGCCGATTGCTCaaaggaggagctggtcAAGCACGGATTAAGGGCGCTCAAGGAGAGCTTGGTACAGGACAAGGAGCTGACGGTCGAGAACACATCTGTGGGATTGGTGGGCCTGAAAGAGGGACCCAACGGCCGACCGAATGTCGAGCCTTTCAAACTATATGACGGCTTCGAGACCAAGGAGTGGATTGAGAGCGTCAAGGAAAGCCAAGGAGGTGAGGGCGAGGGTGAGGGCGAGACTACGGCCGCGGGCGAGGGCGATGGCATGGAGGTTGACAGCTAG
- a CDS encoding uncharacterized protein (EggNog:ENOG41) — MTADSITTGQNGSSNGSSNGHANGTPRTKICVYCGSSGGNDAEHMETARELARVMAENDIDLVYGGGTVGLMGEVAKTLCELKGPEAVHGIIPEALVKYERNNTYQTINVNNQYVPTESTYGRTTVVKDMHTRKKLMAEEVFAGGPGSGFLALSGGYGTVEELFETVTWNQLGIHKRGICLLNINGYWDGIVQWVDKAVEQGFVKLPNKDILVTATTAEDAILALMNYQVSEGTFKLEWGSQ, encoded by the exons ATGACTGCTGATTCCATCACAACTGGCCAGAACGGCTCTTCCAACGGCTCTTCCAACGGCCACGCCAATGGCACGCCTCGCACCAAGATTTGCGTATACTGTGGCTCaagcggcggcaacgacgCCGAGCACATGGAAACAGCCCGCGAGCTCGCCAGAGTAATGGCTGAGAACGACATTGATCTCG TctacggcggcggcaccgtCGGCCTCATGGGCGAAGTCGCCAAAACCCTCTGCGAGCTCAAGGGCCCCGAGGCCGTGCACGGCATCATCCCCGAGGCCCTTGTCAAGTACGAGCGCAACAACACCTACCAGACCATCAACGTGAACAACCAGTACGTGCCCACCGAGAGCACCTACGGCCGCACCACCGTCGTCAAGGACATGCACACGCGCAAGAAGCTCATGGCCGAGGAGGTCTTCGCCGGCGGGCCGGGCAGCGGCTTCCTCGCCCTCAGCGGCGGCTACGGCACCGTCGAGGAGCTCTTTGAGACGGTCACCTGGAACCAGCTGGGCATCCACAAGCGCGGCATCTGCCTGCTCAACATCAACGGCTACTGGGACGGCATCGTCCAGTGGGTCGACAAGGCTGTCGAGCAGGGCTTCGTCAAGCTGCCCAACAAGGACATTCTCGTGACGGCGACGACCGCCGAGGACGCCATCTTGGCGCTGATGAACTACCAGGTCAGCGAGGGCACTTTCAAGCTGGAATGGGGATCGCAATAA